One genomic region from Pogona vitticeps strain Pit_001003342236 chromosome 12, PviZW2.1, whole genome shotgun sequence encodes:
- the DUOX2 gene encoding dual oxidase 2 — translation MNTCHCLLLWALLATLWRPSGTQEHIDWEIERFDGWYNNLVHHKQNSAGSVFSRLLPARYADGVFQALQEPQVPNARRLSDVVARGPSELSDQGNRTVLGVFFGFHILAEILEAYQPGCPAEFLNLAIPQGDPVFDPSGSGEVVLPFQRMQWSPETGQSPNIPREQINGVTGWLDGSAIYGSSHSWSDSLRDFSNGKLLAGKDPGFPKQTQATSLMWKALDPATGQGGPQGIFDFGNAKGNENPFLQAVSIVWFRYHNYWAEKLANTSRSEEDIFQHARKRVIATYQNIVLYEWLPTFLRKESITPYEGYKQHVDARISPEFVAASALFLGTMVPSGVYKRNSSCSIQNVTVDGRASPPLRLCNNYWSRGNPSLKTAQDVDELLLGMSSQLAEQEDNIVVDDLRDYWYGTVKYSRMDFVASWIQRGRDLGLPTYNKAREFFNLQPVKDWQGIPQENQTLLEEIAAMYSNDTGRLEMLIGGMLEANGTLFHSIVEDQFLRLRDGDRFWFENTKNGLFSPDEIEEIRNTTFSAVLAAVTFPESEIHQENVFRKNDDTPCPLLGPVNPQDLPPCEPLTVLDYFQGSAAGFAIIIVILVCLPLVSLFIAWVVAVSRRRSFKKLQKKNSPSVKAEVNADGIQAFEWQDPKTTSSPIYLQLHEERVIKVLDSNLTVLRSITLKSQQPVETILSNNKGRKTLLLKIPKEYDLVLVFNGEAECKDFLGQLKTHLERNRVSLQISEMKEQLLLQKAVTKKQRKDILEIFFRQSFAKVLDIDRLDAGELGVEASQKVKEALKSELSRAEFADALGLKPQSVFVESMFSLADKDGNGYLSFREFMDILVVFMKGSPQDKSRLMFKMYDIDGNGFLSKEEFFRMLRSFIEISNNCLSRDQTEQVIESLFKEAGFEDKEELTWEDFHYMLRDHDNELRCTQLCLKGAPDKFRQNANSRVSFINKDRGNGFLLHGETLNGAVTSEEYQGPELRKRPGKKLSFPPAHLYTEARRERYQRGQIHQKIQQFKRFIENYRRHIICVMIFSAITAGVFAERAYYYGFPSSSMGIGETTFVGIIISRGAAASISFTYSFILLTICRNFITFLRETFLNHYIPFDSAVDFHRWIATGALIFSVLHTLGHVVNVYIFSVTPLSILACLFSHVFVNDGSQLPPKYYWWFFETVPGMTGVLLLVVLAIMYVFATHHFRRISFQGFWITHHLYVILYILIILHGSYALIQQPRFHVYFIAPALLYGADKLISLSRKKVEIGVLKAECLPSGVTNLQFQRPPDFDYRSGQWVRIACLSLGTNEYHPFTLTSAPHEDMLSLHIRAVGPWTTRLREIYSPESIAQIGKYPKLYLDGPFGEGHQEWNKFEVSVLVGGGIGVTPFASILKDLVFKSSVGSRILCKKIYFIWVTRTQRQFEWLADIIREVEENDSRDLVSVHIYITQLAEKFDLRTTMLYICERHFQKVLNKSLFTGLRSITHFGRPPFFPFFCSLQEVHPEVKKIGVFSCGPPGMTKNVEKACQKINKHDQTYFVHHYENF, via the exons GTTTTCACATACTTGCAGAGATTTTGGAGGCTTACCAGCCTGGCTGCCCCGCTGAATTCCTCAACTTAGCAATCCCTCAAGGAGACCCGGTCTTCGACCCCTCCGGCTCAGGCGAGGTCGTCTTGCCCTTTCAGCGCATGCAGTGGTCTCCGGAAACAGGGCAAAGTCCCAATATCCCCCGTGAGCAG ATAAATGGAGTGACAGGTTGGCTGGACGGCAGTGCCATTTATGGCTCGTCGCATTCTTGGAGCGACTCCCTGAGGGATTTCTCAAACGGCAAGCTGCTGGCGGGCAAGGACCCCGGCTTTCCGAAGCAAACCCAGGCTACCAGCCTGATGTGGAAGGCTTTGGATCCAGCCACAGGACAGGGTGGACCACAGGGGATATTTG ATTTTGGAAATGCCAAAGGAAATGAGAACCCGTTCCTGCAAGCCGTCAGCATCGTCTGGTTCCGCTATCACAACTACTGGGCAGAGAAGCTTGCCAATACCTCTCGGTCAGAAGAAGATATTTTCCAACATGCACGTAAACGAGTCATTGCTACTTATCAG aACATTGTCCTCTATGAATGGCTGCCAACATTTCTGAGGAAGGAAAGCATCACACCGTATGAAG GTTACAAGCAGCATGTGGATGCCAGGATCTCTCCTGAATTCGTGGCAGCTTCAGCTCTCTTCCTGGGCACGATGGTCCCTTCCGGAGTCTACAAGAG GAATTCATCTTGCAGCATCCAAAATGTGACCGTAGATGGCCGTGCTTCTCCACCACTCCGCCTGTGCAACAATTACTGGAGCCGAGGG AATCCCAGTCTTAAAACAGCTCAAGATGTGGATGAGCTGCTGCTCGGGATGAGCTCTCAGCTTGCTGAGCAAGAAGACAACATTGTGGTGGATGATCTTCGAG ATTATTGGTATGGGACGGTGAAGTATTCCCGCATGGACTTCGTAGCCAGCTGGATTCAGCGTGGGCGGGACCTGGGGTTGCCCACCTATAACAAAGCCCGAGAATTCTTCAATCTCCAGCCTGTGAAGGACTGGCAAGGGATCCCCCAGGAGAACCAAACG CTTCTTGAGGAAATTGCTGCCATGTACAGCAACGACACAGGGCGTCTGGAGATGCTGATTGGGGGCATGCTGGAAGCCAATGGAACCCTCTTCCACTCCATCGTTGAAGACCAGTTTCTTCGCTTACGGGATGGAGACCGTTTCTGGTTTGAAAACACCAAGAATGG TTTATTCTCCCCTGACGAGATCGAAGAAATTCGAAATACCACATTCAGCGCTGTTCTTGCTGCGGTGACCTTCCCGGAGTCAGAAATTCACCAAGAGAACGTGTTTCGGAAAAATGATG ATACCCCGTGTCCCCTTCTCGGGCCAGTAAATCCACAAGATCTTCCTCCTTGTGAACCACTAACCGTACTCGATTACTTCCAAGGGAGCGCTGCTGGATTTGCCATCATCATTGTCATACTCGTCTGCTTGCCTCTAG TGAGTCTGTTCATCGCTTGGGTGGTTGCTGTTTCCCGAAGGAGATCCTTCAAAAAGCTACAGAAGAAGAACAGCCCCAGCGTCAAGGCGGAAGTCAATGCAGACGGCATCCAAG CCTTTGAGTGGCAAGATCCCAAGACCACCAGCTCTCCCATCTACCTTCAGCTGCATGAAGAGAGGGTGATCAAAGTGTTGGACAGTAATCTGACTGTGCTTCGAAGCATCACCCTGAAAAGCCAACAGCCTGTTGAGACCATCTTGTCCAACAACAAGGGCAGAAAGACTCTGCTCTTGAAGATCCCGAAAGAATATGACCTG GTGCTGGTGTTTAATGGAGAAGCAGAATGTAAGGACTTTCTCGGACAACTGAAAACTCACCTGGAAAGAAACAGGGTGTCTCTCCAAATCTCCGAGATGAAGGAGCAGCTCCTGCTGCAGAAGGCGGTCACCAAGAAGCAGAGAAAGGACATCTTGGAGATTTTCTTCAGACAGTCCTTTGCTAAG GTTCTGGACATTGATAGATTAGATGCTGGGGAACTCGGCGTGGAGGCTTCTCAGAAAGTCAAGGAAGCACTGAAGTCGGAGCTGAGTCGGGCGGAGTTTGCGGACGCTCTGGGCCTCAAACCCCAGTCGGTCTTTGTGGAATCCATGTTTTCTCTTGCTGACAAAGACGGCAACGGATACCTTTCCTTCAGAGAGTTCATGGACATCTTGGTGGTCTTCATGAAAG GATCCCCTCAGGACAAGTCTAGATTGATGTTCAAAATGTACGACATTGATGGGAATGGCTTTCTTTCGAAGGAGGAATTCTTCAGGATGCTGAG ATCCTTCATTGAAATTTCTAACAACTGCCTCTCGCGAGATCAGACGGAGCAAGTCATCGAGTCCTTGTTCAAGGAGGCCGGCTTCGAAGACAAGGAGGAGCTCACCTGGGAAGATTTTCACTACATGCTGCGAGACCATGACAACGAACTGCGTTGCACGCAGCTCTGCCTTAAAG GAGCTCCTGACAAATTCAGACAAAATGCGAATAGTCGAGTCTCCTTCATAAACAAGGACAGGGGTAATGG GTTCCTCCTACATGGAGAGACTCTGAATGGAGCTGTGACATCCGAGGAATACCAAGGGCCAGAACTGCGGAAGAGGCCGGGCAAAAA GCTTTCGTTTCCACCCGCCCACCTCTACACCGAGGCACGTCGGGAGAGGTACCAGAGGGGCCAAATTCACCAGAAGATCCAGCAGTTCAAGCGGTTCATTGAGAACTACCGCCGCCACATCATCTGCGTGATGATCTTCTCTGCCATCACAGCTGGAGTTTTTGCAGAGAGAGCATACT ATTATGGATTTCCATCATCTTCCATGGGCATTGGAGAAACCACCTTTGTTGGCATCATTATATCTCGTGGGGCAGCAGCTAGCATCTCCTTCACGTATTCATTCATCCTCCTCACCATTTGTCGAAACTTCATTACGTTTCTGCGAGAAACGTTTCTCAACCACTACATCCCCTTCGATTCCGCTGTGGATTTTCATCGCTGGATCGCAACAGGAGCCCTGATCTTTTCAG TTCTGCATACTTTGGGCCATGTCGTGAACGTCTACATCTTCTCCGTCACCCCACTCAGCATCCTGGCCTGCCTCTTCTCGCACGTCTTTGTGAATGACGG gtcACAATTGCCTCCCAAATATTACTGGTGGTTTTTTGAGACTGTCCCAG GCATGACGGGCGTGCTGCTGTTGGTGGTCCTCGCCATCATGTACGTCTTCGCAACTCATCACTTCCGGCGAATTAGCTTCCAGGGGTTCTGGATCACTCACCATCTCTACGTGATTCTCTACATCTTG ATCATCCTCCATGGCAGCTATGCTCTGATCCAGCAACCACGCTTCCACGTTTATTTCATCGCCCCAGCCCTGCTCTATGGAGCGGACAAGCTCATCAGCCTGAGCAGGAAGAAAGTGGAAATCGGGGTGCTGAAGGCCGAATGTCTCCCATCAG GTGTCACTAACCTCCAGTTCCAAAGGCCTCCAGATTTTGACTACAGATCTGGGCAATGGGTCCGGATTGCCTGCCTCTCTTTGGGGACCAACGAGTACCACCCCTTTACTCTCACCTCCGCCCCTCACGAAGACATGCTGAGCCTGCACATCCGAGCGGTTGGACCCTGGACGACCCGCCTGAGGGAGATCTACTCCCCGGAAAGCATAGCGCAAATTGGCAAATACCCAAAG ctttaCCTTGATGGACCATTTGGGGAGGGGCACCAGGAGTGGAACAAGTTTGAGGTCTCAGTGCTGGTGGGAGGAGGCATCGGGGTGACGCCGTTTGCCTCCATCCTCAAAGACCTCGTGTTCAAGTCTTCCGTCGGCTCCCGGATCCTGTGTAAAAAG ATCTATTTCATCTGGGTGACCCGGACGCAGCGCCAGTTTGAGTGGTTGGCTGACATCATCCGCGAGGTGGAAGAGAACGACAGCCGTGATCTGGTCTCGGTGCACATCTATATCACCCAGCTGGCTGAGAAGTTTGACCTGCGTACCACTATGCTG TACATCTGCGAGCGGCATTTCCAGAAAGTCCTCAACAAGAGCCTGTTCACAGGCCTGCGCTCCATCACTCACTTTGGGCGGCCGCCATTCTTCCCCTTCTTCTGCTCATTGCAAGAGGTCCATCCTGAG GTGAAGAAGATCGGTGTCTTCAGCTGTGGTCCGCCTGGCATGACTAAGAACGTGGAGAAAGCATGCCAGAAGATCAACAAGCACGACCAAACCTATTTTGTGCACCACTATGAGAACTTTTAG